In the genome of Massilia sp. PAMC28688, one region contains:
- a CDS encoding primosomal protein N', with the protein MATCILTVALDTPLNSSFDYRWRGDDGPRPCVGQLVLVPFAHREVVGLITGVGDTTEVAPEKLKDALAVRSQLAPLSTQWLALAAFAADYYQRPLGEVALPGLPRNLRVAGTVNLDRALKKLAKHGLVHDSAPVDMPVLNDAQQQAADAIGGAVGFTPLLLYGVTGSGKTEVYLQACAQVLARESEGQILILVPEINLTPQLEGNIRARFPGVMLATLHSSLSEGERMLHWLAAHQGKARIILGTRLSILASLPQLKLIVIDEEHDPSYKQQEGLRYSARDLAVWRARQLGIPIVLGSATPSLETWHHAGSGRYRKLELRERAVKDAVLPRVKLLDMERDKPKDGLTSHLLAALRQRLERGEQSLLFLNRRGYAPVICCESCGWISNCTRCTSFMVLHKPEHRLRCHHCSLELRIPRHCPTCGNVDLQPLGRGTQRVEEGLQQMFPAARILRIDADSTRLKGSAQAAFDSVHRGEVDILIGTQMVAKGHDFKKLTLVGILNPDTALFSQDYRASERLFAQLMQVAGRAGRAARGEGASVSEVLIQTRYAAHPLYSAVVRHDYDRFAGSLLEERRQAALPPYMYQALLRAEARELALAMAFLQAARDCLVHDGITINDPIPMTMTRVHNVERAQLLVESASRPALQAFLKAWLAQLRDMKARVKWSLEVDPLDI; encoded by the coding sequence CGAAGTCGCCCCCGAAAAGCTCAAGGATGCCCTGGCGGTACGCAGCCAGCTTGCTCCCCTGTCGACCCAGTGGCTGGCGCTGGCCGCTTTTGCAGCGGACTACTACCAGCGTCCACTGGGAGAAGTTGCGCTGCCGGGATTGCCGAGGAACCTGCGCGTGGCGGGCACGGTCAACCTGGACCGCGCGCTCAAGAAGCTGGCCAAACACGGCCTGGTACACGACAGCGCGCCGGTCGACATGCCGGTGCTGAACGACGCCCAGCAGCAGGCGGCAGACGCCATCGGCGGCGCTGTGGGCTTTACGCCGCTGCTCCTGTATGGCGTCACCGGCAGCGGCAAGACCGAGGTGTACCTGCAGGCGTGCGCCCAGGTGCTGGCGCGTGAAAGCGAAGGCCAGATTCTGATCCTGGTCCCGGAAATCAATCTCACCCCTCAGCTGGAAGGGAACATCCGCGCCCGCTTTCCCGGCGTGATGCTGGCGACGCTGCACAGCAGCCTGTCGGAGGGCGAACGCATGCTGCACTGGCTCGCCGCCCACCAGGGCAAGGCCAGGATCATCCTGGGCACGCGGCTATCGATCCTGGCGTCGCTGCCGCAGCTCAAACTGATCGTCATCGACGAAGAGCACGACCCCTCGTACAAGCAGCAGGAAGGATTGCGCTACTCGGCGCGCGACCTGGCCGTGTGGCGCGCGCGCCAGCTCGGCATCCCCATCGTGCTCGGATCGGCCACTCCCTCGCTGGAGACCTGGCATCATGCCGGTTCTGGGCGCTACCGCAAGCTTGAACTACGGGAGCGGGCCGTGAAGGACGCGGTACTGCCGCGCGTGAAACTGCTCGACATGGAGCGCGACAAGCCGAAGGACGGGCTGACATCGCACCTGCTTGCGGCGCTGCGCCAGCGTCTGGAGCGCGGGGAGCAATCCTTGCTGTTCCTGAACCGACGCGGCTATGCCCCCGTGATCTGCTGCGAATCGTGCGGCTGGATCAGCAACTGCACGCGCTGCACCTCCTTCATGGTGCTGCACAAGCCGGAGCACCGGCTGCGCTGCCATCACTGCAGCCTGGAGCTGCGCATCCCGCGTCACTGTCCCACCTGCGGCAATGTCGACCTGCAGCCGCTTGGACGGGGCACGCAGCGGGTGGAAGAAGGCCTGCAGCAGATGTTCCCCGCGGCCCGCATCCTGCGCATCGACGCCGACTCGACGCGCCTCAAAGGCAGCGCCCAGGCCGCGTTCGACAGCGTTCACCGGGGTGAGGTCGACATCCTGATCGGCACCCAGATGGTGGCCAAGGGCCACGACTTCAAGAAGCTCACACTGGTGGGCATCCTCAATCCCGACACGGCGCTGTTTTCGCAGGATTACCGTGCCAGCGAACGGCTGTTTGCGCAGCTGATGCAGGTGGCAGGGCGGGCGGGGCGGGCGGCGCGGGGCGAAGGGGCGAGCGTGAGCGAAGTGCTGATCCAGACCCGCTACGCCGCGCACCCCCTGTATTCGGCGGTGGTGCGGCATGACTATGACCGTTTCGCCGGCAGCCTGCTGGAAGAGCGGCGGCAGGCGGCGCTGCCGCCCTATATGTACCAGGCATTGCTGCGTGCCGAAGCGCGCGAGCTGGCGCTGGCAATGGCGTTCCTGCAAGCGGCGCGTGACTGCCTGGTCCATGACGGCATCACCATCAACGACCCGATCCCGATGACCATGACGCGCGTGCACAACGTCGAGCGTGCGCAGTTGCTGGTGGAAAGCGCTTCGCGCCCGGCTCTGCAGGCCTTCCTCAAAGCCTGGCTGGCCCAGCTGCGCGACATGAAAGCGCGCGTCAAATGGAGCCTGGAAGTCGACCCCCTCGACATCTAG